A genome region from Clupea harengus chromosome 7, Ch_v2.0.2, whole genome shotgun sequence includes the following:
- the rhbdd3 gene encoding rhomboid domain-containing protein 3: MRNQLSSVWCVLGTNRPGFYFGTTLLTALNVLVWLCGIQTSLTLGPGGEFPSLRGWTFYAFSHEDLISLVCDIALLVWLGPCQEQRWGTVAFIALTLLSTVLLPPLYTLALFITDDETSRISGFSAVQLALFTAQSQQVKQRRLLGYVPIWLLPWMLLILHFFLLPGTPGMLHFCAICLGYNYTPSLIGIIQRLEDKWFSSVLPGWASASVRARYQLPTHHIQQRSEGHLQPLPVEESDFLITTQFDSFSSPQTPQSAASDTQALDDQMLEAGILASLQYTTEGVQKKIEVPKSSVSSLRLQQLQNMGFTTEKAVVALAASAQLDGAISLLINGQVGEEAVMISKGKKTPRS; encoded by the exons ATGCGAAACCAATTATcatcagtatggtgtgtgttgggtaCAAATCGCCCTGGATTTTATTTTGGCACTACTCTACTAACAGCGTTGAACGTCTTGGTGTGGCTCTGTGGTATTCAGACTAGCCTCACCCTGGGACCAGGTGGCGAATTCCCAAGTTTGAGAG GTTGGACTTTCTACGCTTTCAGCCATGAAGACCTAATATCGCTTGTTTGTGACATCGCTCTTCTTGTGTGGCTTGGTCCGTGCCAGGAGCAGAGATGGGGTACGGTGGCCTTTATCGCTCTCACCCTGCTCTCTACAGtactccttcctcctctctacaCACTGGCTCTATTCATCACAGATGATGAGACCAGCAGAATTAGTGGCTTTTCTGCTGTCCAGCTGGCACTCTTCACTGCACAGAGTCAGCAGGTGAAGCAGAGGAGACTCCTGGGCTATGTTCCTATCTGGCTGCTGCCATGGATGCTCCTTATACTTCACTTTTTCCTGCTCCCTGGCACTCCCGGCATGCTTCACTTCTGTGCAATCTGCTTGGGCTACAATT ACACACCGTCGCTGATTGGGATTATTCAGCGGCTTGAGGACAAATGGTTCTCTAGTGTTCTGCCTGGCTGGGCTTCTGCATCTGTGAGAGCCAGATATCAGTTACCAACCCACCATATTCAACAAAG ATCAGAGGGCCATCTCCAGCCTCTACCAGTGGAAGAGTCGGACTTCCTCATCACAACCCAGTTTGATTCCTTCTCATCTCCCCAGACACCGCAGTCTgctgcatcagacacacaggcactggaCGATCAGATGTTAGAGGCAGGAATTTTGGCATCATTACAGTATACCACAGAAGGAGTACAGAAAAAAATAGAGGTGCCAAAATCCTCTGTTTCCTCCCTGAG GCTGCAGCAATTGCAGAATATGGGCTTTACGACAGAGAAGGCGGTTGTGGCCCTGGCAGCCAGTGCACAGCTGGACGGAGCTATATCCCTGCTCATCAATGGCCAAGTTGGGGAAGAGGCAGTGATGATCTCCAAGGGCAAGAAGACCCCTCGTTCTTAG